AAGTACGGGGCTTCGACACGCTCAGCCTGAACGGTTTCTATGTATCGCGCATTGCTCTAGACTCTCCCCTTCCGTCGCGCCGGCGCTGTTTCGGGCAGGGCCAGCAGCACGGGCAGGGCGCACAGCGCTACCAGCGCGATCATTGCGCCGGGCGCCAGCGTCCAGCCGGTCCGCTCGATCAGCAGATGTGACAGCCAGGGCGTCAGGCCGCCGAACAGCGCGGTCGCGGTCGTCGCGCCCAGGGCCAGTCCGGTCAGCCGCCCCTCGCCGGGGAATTGCTCGGCGGTCGTGACCGCCCCTACCGCGCTGACCGCCCCGCCCAGGCAGGCGAGGATGACGGCGCCGAACAAAGCTGTCCCATGCCCCTGCATCATCATCAGGAACATCGGGATCGGCAGGCCGACGCCCAGCATGCTCAGCAGCACCAGCACCGGCCTGCGCCCGATGCGATCCGCCAGCAGGCCCGTGACGGGCGTAACCAGGATCACCGCCAGCGCCGCCGCCGTCGACAGCCACAGCGCCGCGCCCTCGTCCATGGAACCCGTCCCGGTCAGAAAGCTCGGCACATAGGTGATGCCGACATAATAGGTGATCGACCCCAGCGCCGATATGGCGAAACCGCGTCCGATCGCCGCGCGATGATGGCGCAAACTCGCGCGCAGCGGATGACGCGGCACGCTGTCCATCGCCTGCTGGCGGATGAAGTCGGGCGATTCCTCCATGGTCGACCGCGCAAGCAATATCAGCCCCGCCATCCCCGCGCCGACGAAGAAGGGAATACGCCACCCCCATGATTCCAGACTGGCATTGTCGAGCGAGGCGACGGTCAGCGCCGCGATGCCGGCCGCCAGCAGCGCACCCACTTCGCTGGCAGCCGAGGCGAGCGAGGTGACGAAGCCGCGGCGCGGCGCGCTTGCCCCTTCCATCAGATAGGCGACGACACCGGTATATTCGCCTCCAACCGAGAAGGCCATCAGGCAGCGCAGCGCCAGCAGCATCCATCCCGCCGCCGGTCCCGCCTGCGCATGGGTGGGAAGCAGCGCCGTCGCCAGCATGGCGGCGGTCATCATCCCCATCGACAGCAACATGGTCAGGCGGCGACCATGGCGATCCCCGATATGACCGAAGACGATCGCGCCCAGCGGCCGCATGGCATAGGCGAGGGCGAATCCCGCCAACGCCTCCCCCAAACCCGCTGCACCGCCGCCGAAAAAGATACGCGACAGCAGCGTCGCCAGATAGAGATAGAGGGTGAAATCATACCATTCGACGATGGTGGAGAAGGTCGCCACGGCCAGCGATCGCTTGGACATATGACTGGCCTGCATCGACGCGCCCCTTTCTGATTTCTATCCGCTATCGTGCGGAGAAAGCCGGAAAAGGGCAAATGTTTCGCTTATCTCCGCATATGCGGTGTGAAGATGGCCGGATCGACCTCCAGCATCGGCACGCTGTCCTCATGCCGATCGGGCAGCGCAACGCTTCGTCCGCGCGCGGGGCCAATGCTTACCACCGTGCTGCCGGGATCGCTCACCACCAGCGGGTCGAGCTTGAGCGCGGCGGTGAGCCGCGCCTGCGTCACCTCGACCTGGGTGCCGATCTTCGTCAGCATGAAGAGCTGGCGCGCGAAGGCATAGGGCAGGCGAATGCAGCCATGGCTGGCCGGATAGCCCGGATTATGCCCGGCATGCAGCGCGATCCCGTCCCAGGTCAGCCGCTGCATGAAGGGCATGGGCGCGTTGCTGTACAGGTTGGACCGGTGCCATTGCCGCTTTTGCAGGATCGGATATTCGCCGACCGGGGTGCGATGCCCCTTCATGCCGGTCGATACGCTCGCCACGCCGATCAGCCGGTCGCCGCTATAGACATGGACCCGCTGTTTCTCGATGCTGATGACCATGTAGAGCGGGCCGCCACCCGCCCCGTCCTCCAGCCAGCGAAAGCCGCCCGGCACCGGCGCTATCTCCGCCTCGGCCCTCACCTGCGTCGGCAGGACCAGGACGAGAAGGAGCGCCAACAGGGAACACAAAGGCTTATACATAAGCCTTTCTTAACCATGATCTGCACCAGTGCCAGCCTGTCCGCAAAGCCCCCGCAGCAATGGTCCCGGCTTGGGACAGGTGCAAATCCCTGCGCCTGGCGCCGACCGACATTCAAGTTGAAGCGAAAGCCTCATTCCCATTTTCAGCGTCATGCCGGACTTGATCCGGCATCCAGGACGACAAAGGGTGGCACCTTCGACTCTGGATGCCGGATCAAGTCCGGCATGACGGCTCAGGAAGCGCCTGAAACGGAGAATGTCGACCCGCCCTAGATCAGGGTGAGTTGCGCTACCGGCGCGAAGCTGCGGCGGTGAAGCGGTGTCGGGCCATGTTCGCGCAGCGCAGCGAGATGTTTCGCGCTGCCATAGCCCTTGTTACTCTCCCACCCATAGTGCGGATGGTCGGCTGCCGCCGCGATCATCATCCGGTCGCGCTCCTCCTTGGCGAGGATGGACGCGGCCGCGATCGACAGGCATTTGGCGTCGCCCTCCACGATCGCGGTAGAAGCCCAGCGCCATTTGGGGCAACGATTGCCGTCGACCAGCACATGGGCGCAGTCATGGGCCAGCGCCTCGACCGCGCGGGTCATCGCCAGCATCGTTGCCCAGAGGATGTTGATTTCGTCAATCTCCTCGACGCTCGCCATGCCTATGGCCCAGCACAAGGCGCGGGCCTTGATCTCGCCCTCCAGCACAGCGCGTTTCTTCGCGCTTAGCTGCTTGGAATCGTTGAGACCATCGGGGCAATCCTCCGCGCGCAAGATGACGGCGGCGGCGACCACCGGCCCGGCCAGCGGTCCCCTGCCCGCTTCGTCAACCCCGGCGACCAGACCGGGATGATGCAGCAATTCGTGGGAGAAATCAGGCATAAGCGTGGAACCCGAAGGGCGCGCCCATCGGGCCATGACCAGCGCCAAAGCCGGGCGCCAGCCTCAGCGCTTCACGCACATATTTGCGCCCGCGCTCTATCGCTTCGATCAGGTCCAGCCCCTGCCCCAGCCCCGTCGCTATGGCGCTGGCCAAGGTGCAACCCGTGCCATGGGTATGCGGCGTGTCGATGCGCATGTTGCTCCATGCCTTGAGTACGCCTGTTGGCGCCAGCAACCGATCCGTCAGCATTGGACCTTCGCCATGGCCACCCTTGGCAAGGATGTGGGTGCCAAAACGAACGGCAATCTCTTCACCGCCCAGCGCCGCCAGTTCCGGAATATTGGGCGTCACCAACGTGGCGATCGCCATCAGCTTTTCGAACGCCGCGACGGTAGCATCATCCGCCAGCATCGATCCGCTGGTCGCGACCATGACGGGATCGAAGACGATCGGAATTTCTCTCTGCCCGTCATCCCCGCGCTGCCGGGTATGCATCTCCCTGTCTTGCATCGCGTCGAGCGGTTGAGAGAGGGTTCCCCGCTTTCGCGGGAATGACGAGGAAAGAAAATCGGCGACGGCGTTTGCCGTTTCCGCGGAGCCGATCATGCCGATCTTCACCGCGTCGACGCCGATATCGCTGATGCAGCTTTCCATCTGCGCCAGCACCATGTCGGCCGGGATCGGATGCACGCCCTGCACACCCAGCGTATTCTGCGCTGTAATCGCGGTGATGGCGGTCATGCCGAAGCCGCCCAGCAGGATCACGGTCTTCAGGTCCGCCTGAATACCCGCGCCGCCCCCACTGTCGGAACCGGCGATGATGAGGATGCGTGCAGGGGTCATGGCTGGTATTTGCGCTCCGTCGAGGCGGGATGACGCTTGAGCGCATCACCGACGCGGGCGGGCCGGTCCATGAGTTCCCCGCCGCAATTGGGGCAACGATCGTCCAGCGCCTCGGCACAAGGCGCGCAGAAGCTGCATTCGAAGGAACAGATGAACGCGCCGGGTTCGTCGGCCGGCAGATCGACGCCGCAGCGTTCGCAATCGGGGCGCATTTCAAGCATAGGATACCTTCAACATATCGTCAGGACGACGGAAGAAGAGCGATTCACGCCGCCGCCTTCTCCACGGCGGCGCAGATACGCTCCACCACATCGCGCACCTGATCCTCGCGGTCGCCTTCGGCCATGACGCGGATCACCGGTTCGGTGCCGGACGGGCGGATGACCAGACGGCCGGAGCCGTTCAACTCCGCCTCGGCCTGCGCGATGACACGCTTCACCTCGTCATGCTCCAGCGGCTTGCCGCCCGTGAACCGGACATTCTTGAGCAGTTGCGGCACCGGGTCGAACTGGTGCAGCGTCTCGCTCGCCGGCTTGCCCGACCGAACCAGCGCAGCCAGCACCTGAAGCGCGGCGACCGTGCCGTCGCCGGTGGTGGCATAGTCGCTCAGGATCATGTGCCCGGACTGCTCGCCACCGACATTGAAGCCACCTTCGCGCATCCGTTC
This genomic stretch from Sphingobium sp. BYY-5 harbors:
- a CDS encoding MFS transporter translates to MQASHMSKRSLAVATFSTIVEWYDFTLYLYLATLLSRIFFGGGAAGLGEALAGFALAYAMRPLGAIVFGHIGDRHGRRLTMLLSMGMMTAAMLATALLPTHAQAGPAAGWMLLALRCLMAFSVGGEYTGVVAYLMEGASAPRRGFVTSLASAASEVGALLAAGIAALTVASLDNASLESWGWRIPFFVGAGMAGLILLARSTMEESPDFIRQQAMDSVPRHPLRASLRHHRAAIGRGFAISALGSITYYVGITYVPSFLTGTGSMDEGAALWLSTAAALAVILVTPVTGLLADRIGRRPVLVLLSMLGVGLPIPMFLMMMQGHGTALFGAVILACLGGAVSAVGAVTTAEQFPGEGRLTGLALGATTATALFGGLTPWLSHLLIERTGWTLAPGAMIALVALCALPVLLALPETAPARRKGRV
- a CDS encoding L,D-transpeptidase family protein, translated to MYKPLCSLLALLLVLVLPTQVRAEAEIAPVPGGFRWLEDGAGGGPLYMVISIEKQRVHVYSGDRLIGVASVSTGMKGHRTPVGEYPILQKRQWHRSNLYSNAPMPFMQRLTWDGIALHAGHNPGYPASHGCIRLPYAFARQLFMLTKIGTQVEVTQARLTAALKLDPLVVSDPGSTVVSIGPARGRSVALPDRHEDSVPMLEVDPAIFTPHMRR
- a CDS encoding ribonuclease HII, whose product is MPDFSHELLHHPGLVAGVDEAGRGPLAGPVVAAAVILRAEDCPDGLNDSKQLSAKKRAVLEGEIKARALCWAIGMASVEEIDEINILWATMLAMTRAVEALAHDCAHVLVDGNRCPKWRWASTAIVEGDAKCLSIAAASILAKEERDRMMIAAAADHPHYGWESNKGYGSAKHLAALREHGPTPLHRRSFAPVAQLTLI
- a CDS encoding bifunctional hydroxymethylpyrimidine kinase/phosphomethylpyrimidine kinase; translated protein: MTPARILIIAGSDSGGGAGIQADLKTVILLGGFGMTAITAITAQNTLGVQGVHPIPADMVLAQMESCISDIGVDAVKIGMIGSAETANAVADFLSSSFPRKRGTLSQPLDAMQDREMHTRQRGDDGQREIPIVFDPVMVATSGSMLADDATVAAFEKLMAIATLVTPNIPELAALGGEEIAVRFGTHILAKGGHGEGPMLTDRLLAPTGVLKAWSNMRIDTPHTHGTGCTLASAIATGLGQGLDLIEAIERGRKYVREALRLAPGFGAGHGPMGAPFGFHAYA
- a CDS encoding DUF1272 domain-containing protein, whose protein sequence is MLEMRPDCERCGVDLPADEPGAFICSFECSFCAPCAEALDDRCPNCGGELMDRPARVGDALKRHPASTERKYQP